tttgatattataatcacttttttttttttattacacaCACTCCCACACAAACAACAGTTAACTATGGTGATAAAATCAGAGCAAAACATTAGTAAGTTCAAGTTACCTCGAAATTAAATAAAGTCGAAAAAGATTGATGTGAATCATGAAATGTTAGCAACCCTTCTGCATTCATGTCGTTTTTgacaaattataaaattattttcaagtaATAAACATGGCATGTCTGTTGTTTTAAAGCTAcataaattttgattttcaagCTTAAgattccaaaaatattttccatcaTATTGGAATTATATATGATTATATAGAAAACTAGTTATCCAATGAAAAATTTCCAGTTTGCCTGTTGTACATGTCCCAAGTATTACTATTTTGTGCATACTTGTAACAAAAGAGAGGATTTGGCTATCATTTAGAACACATAGACAAAAATGTCCATTTCTTGAATTTTGAAACAGTATCACCTGGATATTGTTTCACAGCAGGTTTTAATTACCTTAAAATTGCACTCAATTTATATAATGTCCATGTATAGAAAAATAACTCAATAGGCCATGAGGATCAGGAAAATTTActgtgctgacatcagcatgttTTGCCAAGCACAAAAACAATATGCTGCAGTCAATCTAAAAATGGACACTGAATTATTTGGTGGCACATAAAGAAAGTATTTTATTAAAGATCTTAAAAACctgaaatcaaaagaaaaaagcagtaaaacctttatttttttaaaaattttttggcaACACTGTCAGTAtttaacattttatattttgctATTTCAATAacacaaataataaaaagttttggtttttaaaagatttgtaatACCAACATGAAATGTTACTATCTGTATGtatgtgtaaaattgaattatcAGTAACTATCATGAGGGTGTGGTGGTATCCTTTATAATTAGAAAAGTTTCTTGTTTTTAAGATGAGAAAGGAGATGCAACTCAAAACAACTCATCTTCACAACAAGATTCACCACGCTCTTCCAAATCTCACAAGAAGAGAAAAAGAACTGAAGAAtctcaaaaaaagaagaaaaagaagaagaaaaaggaagattaaaaaattcatattttactgactctaattttaattttattttagcctgtttttaatttaaacatgTTTTATACTACTATTGAGATAAGAGAAGGTACTTTCTAATGCAATTTGAATCAAAAAGGTTCCTCAGGGTggctaaaacctttttttatcctatgacatatttttttcatgtgtagtatttatttttattatcacatttatataaataaaaagtaacCAGATTGTTATGACAGGCTTCATGGCTAGTATTctattattcttttttcttaaaattttggtaaaatCTCAGGGTTTCTTCTCTTCAAACTTTATCCCAAAACCTTTCCTGAAGCTTATTTTAAAACTGTGTCCGccctgtttaaaaaaataggtaGAGTAACAAGAAAACATCTTGAGTATGTATGTTGACATGTTTAAAATGTGTCAAAAGACAAATTTCAAGATTAAAATTTGTGATTTGGACtttgaaaaatgataaaattgttgAATAAGAGAAATACTTTTATTGGAATTGCTGAATGAGAGAATGCATATAACTTCTCTCATCCATAATTTTGCTGAACCGTATTCCTCAGTGGATTTACAACTAGATTAAAAAGAACTCGAATGATGatatatgtaaacaaaattgTGAATATCTTCCCTGAGTTTTAAAActcaaatttcaagcttccaaATTCTAggcatattaaaaaaatgataatttagCTTGTGTTAGTGTGTTCAGATTGATACAAGGTTTTATTGCTGTTTCAAAATGTGATCAATACATAAATCAAATTGACGAATCAGCACATACTAAGGCTCTAGTTCTGGGGACGCGGATCTAATTCCACTCACTTTCAGACAGTGCTCAACTTTAATTTGATTACACAGATTATACTTCCCAATCAGAATTGGAGGTCTAATTGGGGTAAAACATTCTCAATAGAGAATGGATACACATACACCATAAAAGATTCGTCTATAAAAGTGTAAGgtattttctatatttttagattgaaaataaaaatgcaaaattcaAGAATTCCTGTGCTCAGTTTATACAGAACATTATTACGTGAGGGAAGTAAATTTCCCAATTATAACTTTCGAGAGTATACATTAAGAAAAGTAAGAGATACTTTTCGTCAAAACATGAAGGAAACTAACAATAATAAAGTTAAAGAATTTCTCAAGTGCGCTGAGGAAAATTTGGAGACAATAAAACGCCAAGTAACAATTGGTCGTTTGTATGGTGTTGACAGGATCGTGGTTGAAAAGAGTGAGCCCAAGTTGTAACAACAAAGTTTTAAAGTCGATTGGTTGATGCACGATTGCTATTTTGTGACCTACATGTTAACCGGCTTCATTATTTGAGAAAGTACTTTCATAAATTGAAGGAAAAAAAGTctctttaatattattttgtagtACAATGATTGTGGTTAGAATATGTATTACTTCAGTCAAGAATTAAAACAttgttctgttttttattttatttttatttttgtttaagttAAAAACTAAAACATTCTACAGACATCTCATGAAAGGTTAAAAACTGTTGTACATTACACCCTAAAATTAGTGGCTGTCTAGTTCGATGTGACCATAGTGCAGGTCTTGAAAGCACAAGTTGCTTTACAGACTCAAATCAACAACCATGATTTAACCAGTTAAACCTGCTACAACGACCATCTGCCTAAAGACAACCTTTTTTATATCCTCGGAGTTGCCATGTTTTACAGGTTTGACTGTGTATTATTTTTCCTtcctctttttttttcttaaatgattgatatttaaatatttttattttttgctttccTTTTGAATAATGACAAATCGTCTCTACAACAGCGTCTGTAAAATCTATAAAGAACCTAAAATTATTTAGTCAGGGATATGGAGCAGTTAAGTTCGGtaaatttttttgcagactGTAGTATTTAAAGTTTTGTTATCAAACACTCCTTTGTAGTATGTCATGTAATTGTTATTTTTAGAATGAAGCTATGTTACAGAAATTTAGTCAGGTTAAATAATAGTTTTGTAAGGTGCATTCTAAACGCCTGggtaaaaaaattgcatgtcaAAGATTATGAATCAGTGCTTAGAggtataaatttttctttttttctctccaaataaaaaaaatgtttgagcAAATCGTCAgtattatgttccttttattatttcttttctaCATTTTTCAGTTTTATTAAAATGAAGCAGTCTTGATATTTTGAAATGTTTAGAACTGTAtaggtgacaaaaaaaataatattttatataccAGTTTCGTTCACTTGCTGTGTAAACTTTTACAGAAAGTTTTTCCCAGTTTTTGTCAGTAGTAAAGCAGTCTTGTTTAAATAAGATTTCTATCAAGCAATGAAAGATATACTGACTGAAATTATTCTAGTTTTTACAGTGCATAATATTTTTATGCACATTAGGGAGACCATCAAATGGTTTTTTCTGTTACAGCGGAGCAAAAACGTGCGTATTGTTTTGTCAATTTTCTTtacatataaaattatttttaaacaccAAGAATGTTTAATagtatatttttaatgagaataaCTTCTATTTAATCTCACCATGTGTTTAGATTTTAACTAATAGGGTTTTTCCACAACAACAAGGGCTCATGTTGTTGTGGAAATGCCCATGTTGTTTTGGAAATACCCTATTCTGATGTTGTGTTAAATAAAatgctgttaatttttttacacaagAATGAAAGATAAATGCTGGCAAAAAGCAACCTGGTAATTTTATGTCTTTTATTGTTTATGTTTCTTATTAAGTCCTTTTTGTTATATTcctagttttattttaaatatttttttctttttaaattttctagagAATTCTGCCAATAGtctatgttgtttttatttaaacagctaGTTTTTTGCTTTTCTAAGCAtattaaatgtgtttttaattCAAGTATGTCAATAGTGGACAATGTATTTCTAAGAACTGGGTATTAATAAAACATCAGTATATATAATTCACCtatatatcatattttttttaaaaaaaaaacatcacaaaGTTTTTTGTTGTGGTAAGTTaacatgttttgaaaaaatattttttaatttgtaaaccGTCGTTCTGTTTTCTTGTTAGGTGTCTTCCAGGCTTCAACTTTTCTCCATAATTTTGTGGTTCGtgagttaaaatttaaaagtttggtaGACACGATAGAAGGTACACACGAGTTTGTACCTGATTCTTAAAgccatgttttttttagatacaTTGATGCATTTTATAGGTTGTGAAGCTGGTGTTTGATTGTTGACGATTTTTCATGATGGATCAGATTAAATTCAAATTTAACAAGGTGAATGACCTGATAAAACAAGTTACAGTTAACATTATGAGTGATAAAACCGTAATAAAGCTTCACAAGTCACTACAAGAAATGGAAAGCTACATTAAGCAGAAAGGTAcacaactaaatttaaaaaaaagtttacaaaaagagcCCTGGTGGAGTTTAGATTTTGGagcaaaaaaaaagcaaatactccaaaaaaatgtgtatttgtAGCAATGTGAATAATTTTCTCTCATTTGTCAGCATTTGTTGCAGTAGTTAGAAAACgaaaaatgaatattttatttgttttgtgtaGTCATAATTTTTCGCACTATTGTGAACTGCATTCTTTCATTCCAAACATTAGATTTATTGTATCCTCCTTATTCACACAATTACTGTGCGTTAGTGTGAACCATTTAGTATTACAGAAATTCCTCAAAAGCAAGTAAAGTTGAagaatgtttaattttattattatgtgTCGTattgataaagttttaaaattaaaaagatgcaaaacaaaaacctttaaatttGAAGCCAGATTACAATTCAAAATGGCCAATacgcaaaattaaatttgtacGAAAAGTCCACTAATCTGTAAAACTAAATCTCTGTAAAGCATCAACTATTATTTATATTTCAGGTGTTAATTATGAAGAACTTACCAAACGCTATTCAACTGTCAATACATTCTTTTGCAATCTTAATAGAGATAAAAAGTTTAACGACAATACCAAAGTGAATAAAATACTTGCAGATTTAAATGATATTGGAAAGATGATACGAGCTGCTAAATCAGGTATGGCGGTCAGTGATACTTTTAGGACCTAATGTGGGCAGAAAGAACTGTGATACtgcacatgtttttttataagaaaccagcgAAAGGCCCTATCACTCAACGTTTCCTTAATTTTTGGTGTTTTCAGTACTGAAGGTTTCTTATTGGGTTTCtaatttttactttcaaatttaaTTCATTATTGAGATTCAATCGCTCGAAATGACAATTATCGAGTTAAAAGAACAGCAAAAGTTATGCAATAAGTATGCAATAACATAAGTAATGTTTTATAACAAATCAAGTATAGTAATTACGTTCAAGACAAAAGAAGATTTGAATAATTGAAATTAACatgatatatattataaatttaGCAAAAAGGTTAAGTATAGTAAATAAGAAGGATGGAACATGAATTATTTAAGACACAGTTTTGCCTATAGGTATATaataatagaaaatatatacattctAGCAATAATtgcatttcataattttttccttaaaaaacaTTAGATATATGTACTAAGGAATGTCATTTTAGACCATTTTAAACCAAAATAGACTTCAAATAATCTCTTTTTTTATGGACACagcttttaaaacaatttttgtttacCATGCCTGCACATATGCAACATGCAGATAAACAAACAGTGATTGTGAGTTACGATTCCTCTGGCAACTTAATTTGGTCAAGCAGAACAGATGTATAACAACcagattttttaaagtttatttctgTATCTAacattgcaaaaatattttaaaagtttttgtctACAGAATTCAAgaaagcaaaaaatataaaaagacattCGCACTGTGTAAAAAGACAACAAGCCTTTCTGTTTTCGGCGATAGTTAAGCAGATGTTTGTAGAAATCAGAAAAGACCAAAACAAATATCTCTCCAAACACTgcacagttttttttttgacatgtagCACAGAAATATGTTCCCTTGTAACTCATGGTCAATCATTGATTCTTCATTTAGAcagggttttttgtttgttgaacGTATTTTGTTTTAGTCCTCACGGCACTTGCGTAATTGAATACTCTTGTAtacattatgtttttttgtttgttttttaatttcacgTTGTTAATGTTCGATCCCTCTATTGAGTACAAATTTGGAACATGTACCTGGCTTATTGTGTTTTGAGAAAAGTGAAGTGCATGATGGGCTAATCATATCACATATAATAAGCTTTTATCACTTGCTTAATTTTTAAGGGAACGTCATCGAAATAATTTAGactgtaaaaatgttttaagattaaattcaaattaaaaagttgTCATTAAAAAGGAAGGGATTTGACAAAGAAAGTGAATTATTTTGCATGTTTGATAAGGGATACAGAGATCAGTTTGCAAATACATTGGAAATGGTGGCTAGTTTTATTGATTTCAGAGTTAACTTCATCATAGACTTAGGTTTACATAATGTGAGCTAACATCTTGTTAGGCTATAGTGAAAACCAAGATCTGTAGTTCAAACTATCAATTTAAACATTCTTCTAATCTTTTTAAAtccgaaaaatatatataccgcTAATacagaaattttaataaattgcaATGTTCAAAGCATACCAATGTTCTTATAGATGTCCCAAATTTTGAATTTGCACCATTTTTTGAATCTAATAACTATAACTTGCTGTTAAAATTAtagttatattttttcttaatttccaaTGCAGCACATTTCTATGACTAAGACTTCTATCACAAGCAcaaccattttaattttatacttTGTCtactgttatttttatttaaaaggaaACCAAGGTAAAAAAAGATGATGTTAAGCTTATAGAGTTTAAAGAGTTGGCTAACAAGCTCATTTCgctctcaagatattcacattttttAGGAATTTCAGTTTTATTATGTCATCACTAATTTTAGACTTCTTAAGGGATGTGTATTTAAACTTTTTCAATGCATAAATATTGTAAAAGTGAATTGattgacataaatttttttgccaaaatgacactttaTTATCCCAGGCTTCTTAAAGCATCAATTCTtaataatttacattttttctatCTCCATTAATTTTATGATATGTCTTTAATATTGCAATTTTGTGATTGCCTTGCTATATAACCAATTTCAACTGTCCAATTTTTAGGTAAACCTCTTTCAGGTCAAGTTGTGTCAAAAATGTCAGCCCTTTCACTAAGCCCGGCCATAGCAGCTGCTACAACACCAGGTGATAATAGTTGGAATGACAGTCCAGAATGTCGAATTGCTGTTCGAAAGTTTCATGATGAATATGCCACAAAAGGGTCTTTAAATGAAGCCAAAAGAGATCTTGAGGGCAACATGAGGTTATTTCGACAATTCCTGGAAACCATGTCCTTGTGCAAACGTTTGGAATATACAGGTTAGCTTGAACATTATGTACTGTgattttgttttccttttttatgtGTGACATGACTTATTACCACCTTAGATGCTAACTTACAAGTGTTTGCTGTAAAAATTGTGTTAATTTTAAGTATGTATTTGCCTTTATGTCAATTATGCCATTATCTGAAAAGGGTGGAAACTGTTAAGCATAGCTTAAACTTGGCAGGAGGGCAGTTAATATGTTTATGGTAATGAAGCATCTGAAGCCAGTGAAATTGTTGTTCAAAGTTCTTCATAAAATGCTGAACAAAACACACCCTATGTTGCTAAAAGCCAACTGTTAATGAAGGGTGATGTCTGTTTCAGTATTAAATTTTTggttgaataaaaatgaaatataactgatttcattttcttAAAGTTTGCCATAATTCTTGCATAACTAAGTTTTTAGACCTATCTGATAAAGGTAAAGTCCTGTAATTGACCAGTGTCTGTGTATCTGTCTATTACCAGCTTTTCTCAGAATTGGATTATCAGGTTGTTTTGAATGtaacaaagtcaattttttcCAGATAAATAATGGAGAATTTATGGGCAAAATAACTCAAAAGGGTTTAAACATATGAATTTTGAACTTTACCAAAGATGTTCAGATGTTTTAAATTCATTGAAGTTTCGCTTGTTTCTTTTGTAGGAAGTGTATATGAAGAAGTAAATATTTCTGGTGATGAATTAGAATTTGATGTAATGTTTGTGGCTGACGGAAAGATCTTTCAATGCGTACCTAATAAAAGGCTCCAGAAAGGTTATACCTACCTGAAAACAAGGAACCAGATGCACAATTTGACTACCCAAGTAGATGGGAATGGTTATGTTAACGCTAAGAAGTATAATGAATACTTTGGCGGAATTGTGCAATTGTGGCTGAATAAAATGGACACAAGTAAAATCAAGCAGCGTGGACATGGTGTTGCAACACAAATTGATGTTCACAAAGACGGGAAACTTTGGTACAAAGTTGATTTGGTCCCTTGTTTTGAAATAGGCAAGTctcttctctataataataggcttattttgtctgtctgcccACCAGGAAAACGCCATGTTATAGAAACATGAAATGCAAAAGggcgaccctgtggatttttccatgggtgaCCTACTAGTAAAACCAGTGTTTTGTCATAGCTGCGCTACTGACACACGAAATGTCATATACAAATGATGTTCGAACTTGTGGCTTTACCCACGGGCTACcaactttttttttagtaatttaatttattttaccttTTGTAGACTAGTTTGGAttctatttttataataaaacgcGATACAAAactaagaaatttttttgttatatttatgtCTTTAATATTTATCACAATGTAATACTTTAGAGCGCGAGTTGTATGTTCCAAAGCACTTATCCACTGATGTCATGTCTTGGAGACACTCCTTTTCTTTGCGGGAGAAGAAGATACTCACAAGCATGGATGGAAACAATGAATGCCGTAGACATTGTGTACGAGTCATCAAGGCCATTTTCAAGTTGCGGATAAGTGGACTTTTTAGGAACTTTACCTCCTACCACATCAAAACGATTATGTTTTATATGAATGAAAAGAATGGCATCAATTGGTATGAGCAAAATCTTGGAAAATGTGTATTGCTGTTTTTGAATGAAGTTAAATTGTGCCTAGAAAAAGGCGAGTTGCACCACAAGTTCGAGCCCACAATCAATCTGTTGGATAGTATAAAAGAACAGAGACAGCAAATGATTGGTTTCTTGAATAAGATATTGACAAATCAAAATAGATTTTATGAAACTATTAAATGTTGTTAAATGGTAATATATAGGAGATACCTGATCAACCTTTCAAGACCTAGAGTATGTGTGTGTGTTTAAAGATGGAAGGGATAAGTTGTGTGCAACACAAAAAGTATTCTTTCAgtgataaatttaaataatttttacggaacttttagaaaaaattaaggatagtttttgttttataaagcaATAGGAAgtcttaaattataaaaaagtattcTGAGACCttattctcaatttttttggtttatGTAAGTCTATGTAAGTGTCGTTTATGTAATTTAGGATCTAATCAATGTAATTTTCTGTATATTATGTGTCAGGAATTAAAATAGTAAGAATTTATGCTTTTTCAATGGATCTCACTATTCTTGTCGAAATTGTATTTTCAAAGTggtccaaaattaaaaaatgccaTTGAGCGTAGTtgggtttttaaaaatctctttttgtTATCCAGATACTTTGATATAAagctttttcagattttttaattatgcTGTGCGTTGTAATACAGTGACAAAagattttcatattattttgttatgaGTAGTTTGGACGTGTTaaaatgtgcattcaaactaTTTGATTAACCTTAAAAATTATGTCAAGATATGGCAAACAGGCATGTAGACCGAAGTTAAGGGTTGTCACCAAAATTAAGGAGGAAAGTACTGCGTTGACATGGTTATTCATAAGGTTTGTATGCGTATCCCCTTAAAGGTCCAAAATTACGGATtaaagaaaatatcaaaataagcTATTACTCAAAGATGCAGTCATAATTTACGCAGCATAATACAATTTGAATATATTTCAATGCGAATTTCTTAGAATAAAAagggtttttaaaaattcttccaaaaaaactatttttaatagACTTTAAAATACTACAAcgtaagtccaacatcattttttatttttggattCCTTAACCTTTCTATATTATATTAGGCATAAAAAATGGATGAATTTGAAGAAGAAACAGATCATGATAACGATCAAGCTGCAGGCTCGTCGAATGATGGTAAAAAGAAGAGATTGTTCACAAAAGAGATTCGCTGCATGTTGTATGGATTTGGCGATGAACAAGTACCCTACACAGAGACTGTTGAATTGTTAGATGACCTTTTGCTGCAATATATTACAGAAATGACGTTGAAGGCAATGAACGTTGGAAAGAAAGGACGTGTACATGTTGAAGATATTGTGTATTTGATACGTAAAGATCCGAAAAAATATGCAAGAGTGAAAGAATTGCTGACAATGAATGAAGAGCTGAAGAAAGCTAGAAAAGCTTTTGACGCAGAGAGTTACGGTGAATAAATATATACCTTGGAAGTTACAAATATGATCTGGATTTATTTTAGCTTCTTGTTGATTGTTTCGCTGTTTTATTAAGACATGTAAACTTCAATGCTCAAGTTTTCAATCCTTCGTAGAGGCTTTAAAAAAATGGCTGAATCTGTTATGTATTTGTGTAAGTACACAACAAGTTATGATGTAATTGTCATGGTGATATGATTACTTTTAAATGGTGTTCGTTATGTCTTCCTTATGTGTAGGATTAGCTTATTTCTACTAATTTTCGGGTAgtggaaaaagaaaatctatttcGCGCATATTTTCGCGAAAGCAATATGAACGTATTTCGTAGTTTGAATTCCTGC
This is a stretch of genomic DNA from Hydractinia symbiolongicarpus strain clone_291-10 chromosome 9, HSymV2.1, whole genome shotgun sequence. It encodes these proteins:
- the LOC130657949 gene encoding uncharacterized protein LOC130657949 — its product is MMDQIKFKFNKVNDLIKQVTVNIMSDKTVIKLHKSLQEMESYIKQKGVNYEELTKRYSTVNTFFCNLNRDKKFNDNTKVNKILADLNDIGKMIRAAKSGKPLSGQVVSKMSALSLSPAIAAATTPGDNSWNDSPECRIAVRKFHDEYATKGSLNEAKRDLEGNMRLFRQFLETMSLCKRLEYTGSVYEEVNISGDELEFDVMFVADGKIFQCVPNKRLQKGYTYLKTRNQMHNLTTQVDGNGYVNAKKYNEYFGGIVQLWLNKMDTSKIKQRGHGVATQIDVHKDGKLWYKVDLVPCFEIERELYVPKHLSTDVMSWRHSFSLREKKILTSMDGNNECRRHCVRVIKAIFKLRISGLFRNFTSYHIKTIMFYMNEKNGINWYEQNLGKCVLLFLNEVKLCLEKGELHHKFEPTINLLDSIKEQRQQMIGFLNKILTNQNRFYETIKCC
- the LOC130657960 gene encoding transcription initiation factor TFIID subunit 13-like; its protein translation is MDEFEEETDHDNDQAAGSSNDGKKKRLFTKEIRCMLYGFGDEQVPYTETVELLDDLLLQYITEMTLKAMNVGKKGRVHVEDIVYLIRKDPKKYARVKELLTMNEELKKARKAFDAESYGE